In Arthrobacter sp. QXT-31, one genomic interval encodes:
- a CDS encoding sensor histidine kinase: protein MARPSLGKPALFRPFESPAYHNSEVFKAVRRFLLMGLVALVVVTTPVAFWIWSEAERHALQNSKDATHHLANNVVGPLLDEEVLSGQPTGTERLEERLRPWVESSSVFEIRLWDKDGRIVYADDPKLVGQTFGLPHEAQDVLAGGDVPANLEMQKDEVNTPGVENGELVEVYVPVTSPDGQKLVFESYYDDDGVRQEQAAVLFGMAPPFLLSLAVLQLAQLFPAVQLARRIQAYEAGRSRLLRRAIEASELERQRIARDLHDEVIQELSGLSYVMESEELHSPVGQRALFSDARRILQDNVRSLRAMTSELYPPDLNRLGLSGALARLGDPLEERGISLELDLPEKCELDRDRAALFYRVAREALANTAKHSRASKAELHLHQDGGRSEIRIQDDGCGFDQSEGSPEGHFGLRIMKDTIGEAGGTLQVMSAPGRGTTVIARFGGGGTDVPASFGHESEPVPTA, encoded by the coding sequence ATGGCTAGGCCATCGCTCGGTAAACCTGCCCTTTTCCGCCCGTTCGAATCGCCGGCCTACCACAATTCCGAGGTTTTCAAGGCAGTCCGGCGGTTCCTGCTCATGGGGCTGGTTGCCCTGGTGGTGGTCACCACCCCGGTGGCCTTCTGGATCTGGTCCGAGGCTGAACGCCACGCACTGCAGAACTCCAAGGACGCCACCCACCACCTGGCCAACAACGTGGTGGGGCCGCTCCTGGATGAGGAAGTCCTGTCCGGCCAGCCCACGGGGACTGAACGGCTCGAGGAGCGCCTCCGCCCCTGGGTCGAGTCGTCCTCGGTGTTCGAGATCAGGCTTTGGGACAAGGACGGGCGGATCGTCTACGCGGACGACCCCAAGCTCGTCGGCCAGACCTTCGGCCTGCCGCACGAGGCGCAGGACGTCCTGGCCGGCGGGGACGTGCCGGCCAACCTGGAGATGCAGAAGGACGAGGTCAACACACCCGGCGTCGAAAACGGCGAGCTCGTGGAGGTCTACGTGCCCGTCACATCCCCGGACGGGCAGAAACTGGTCTTTGAGAGCTATTACGACGACGACGGGGTCCGCCAGGAGCAGGCCGCCGTTCTGTTCGGCATGGCTCCGCCGTTCCTCCTGTCGCTCGCCGTCCTGCAGCTGGCGCAGCTGTTCCCGGCAGTCCAGCTGGCACGCAGGATCCAGGCCTATGAAGCTGGCCGGAGCCGCCTGCTCCGCCGGGCCATCGAAGCCTCCGAGCTTGAGCGGCAGCGCATCGCCCGGGACCTGCACGACGAGGTGATCCAGGAACTCTCGGGCCTGTCCTATGTGATGGAGTCCGAGGAACTGCACAGCCCGGTGGGCCAGCGGGCGCTGTTTTCCGACGCACGGCGGATCCTGCAGGACAATGTCCGCAGCCTGCGGGCCATGACCAGCGAGCTGTATCCGCCGGACCTGAACCGCCTTGGCCTTTCCGGGGCGCTGGCACGGCTTGGTGATCCGCTTGAGGAACGCGGGATCAGCCTGGAACTCGACCTGCCGGAGAAGTGCGAGCTGGACCGGGACCGCGCGGCGCTCTTCTACCGGGTGGCGCGTGAAGCCCTGGCCAACACCGCAAAGCATTCCCGGGCGTCCAAGGCAGAACTCCACCTCCACCAGGACGGCGGCCGCTCGGAGATCCGCATTCAGGACGACGGCTGCGGCTTCGACCAGAGCGAGGGATCGCCGGAAGGACATTTCGGCCTGCGCATCATGAAGGACACCATCGGTGAGGCCGGCGGAACGCTCCAGGTCATGTCCGCGCCCGGCCGGGGAACCACGGTGATCGCGCGCTTCGGGGGCGGGGGCACCGACGTTCCGGCCTCCTTCGGCCACGAGTCGGAGCCGGTGCCCACGGCGTAG
- a CDS encoding o-succinylbenzoate synthase gives MPLQHPSLEELLSSARVVTLPMRVKFRGILERETLLLHGPVGWGEFGAFPEYGDAEASRWLASAIEAGWHGFPESVRTSIPVNATVPAVAAERVPDILARFGRVDAVKVKVAERGQTLDDDTSRVAAVRAALPEAAIRVDANGGWDIPAAVAALTRLADAGLEYAEQPVAEIDGLAEVRRRLRAAGVPVLIAADESVRKEEDPLKVARAGAADLLVVKVAPLGGVRRALELVAQAGMPAVVSSALDTSVGIRAGLALAAALPELPYACGLGTVSLLAADVVAEPLVADDGAIALRDVVADEGLLEEYAAPAERREWWLARLRRAYALLPAPA, from the coding sequence ATGCCCCTCCAGCACCCGTCCCTTGAGGAACTGCTCTCCAGCGCCCGCGTCGTGACACTCCCCATGCGCGTCAAGTTCCGCGGGATCCTGGAGCGGGAAACGCTGCTCCTTCACGGCCCGGTGGGGTGGGGCGAATTTGGTGCCTTTCCCGAGTACGGCGACGCCGAGGCCTCCCGCTGGCTGGCGTCGGCCATCGAGGCTGGGTGGCACGGTTTCCCGGAGTCCGTGCGGACCAGCATCCCCGTCAACGCCACCGTGCCCGCCGTCGCGGCAGAACGGGTGCCGGACATACTGGCCCGGTTCGGCCGTGTGGACGCCGTCAAGGTCAAAGTGGCCGAGCGGGGCCAGACGCTCGACGACGACACCTCACGGGTGGCCGCTGTCCGCGCTGCGCTTCCGGAGGCCGCAATCCGGGTGGACGCCAACGGCGGTTGGGACATTCCGGCGGCGGTGGCGGCGCTCACCCGGCTCGCCGACGCCGGCCTGGAGTACGCCGAGCAGCCGGTGGCGGAGATCGACGGCCTGGCCGAGGTGCGCCGGCGGCTCCGCGCTGCCGGGGTGCCCGTCCTGATTGCCGCGGACGAAAGCGTGCGCAAGGAAGAGGATCCTCTCAAGGTGGCCCGGGCCGGCGCTGCCGATCTGCTCGTCGTGAAGGTTGCCCCGCTCGGGGGAGTCCGGCGCGCGCTGGAGCTGGTGGCGCAGGCGGGGATGCCCGCCGTCGTGAGTTCCGCTCTCGATACTTCCGTCGGGATCCGGGCTGGGCTGGCGCTCGCGGCCGCGCTGCCTGAACTCCCGTACGCGTGCGGGCTGGGAACAGTCTCGCTGCTGGCGGCGGACGTCGTCGCCGAGCCTTTGGTGGCCGACGACGGCGCCATCGCCTTGCGCGATGTTGTCGCCGACGAGGGGCTGCTTGAGGAGTACGCCGCCCCGGCTGAGCGCCGGGAATGGTGGCTCGCCCGCCTCCGCCGCGCCTACGCCCTGCTGCCCGCCCCGGCCTAA
- a CDS encoding PhoX family protein gives MSEISGRKFALLPMLGHTKGKRSPITCALKCDNACAGDVCNTSSNSYFRDIASTTLSRRAALGFGAAGALAVVLGGAVSGSEKAVADGGTGLSAAAKNGFGLGASKLQFTAIPSIAADVDAVTVPAGFTWQPVIRWGDPIFKGAPAFDLNKQTASAQERQFGYNNDYTDILEIPGSKGRRAVLFANHEYTNDAIMFPPSKPAGEVRDVSQAAHGLSVVELERKNKNKPWSYVQGAPLNRRYLNSTRYELTGPAAGSALVKTVGDPEGRWINGTLGNCAGGTTPWGTILSGEENFNGYFVAPGTSAYDKRYGLTNKPTARQWELDDPRFNTNNPGHENEANRFGWIVEVDPFDPTSTPKKHSSLGRFKHEGANVIVAGSGHVVAYSGDDERFDYLYKFVSKAKYREGDRKHNMTLLSEGDLYVAKFNGDSPAAEIDGTGKVPSDGSFDGTGEWLPLVVGGKSKVDGMSVEEVLVYTRIAADKVGPTKMDRCEDVEPSLHTGKVYVACTNNSDRGKIGKEGATEVNPRNANRDGHIVEITETGDQTSTKFTWNLLMVCGDPSSGDVTYFSGFPADKVSPISCPDNLAFDSVGNLWISTDGAPSGIGKADGLFKVTLEGAERGRVGQFLAVPRDAETCGPIIHDDERTVFVSVQHPGEEGTFEAPNSYFPDYVAAGATARSGQARAPRPSVIQVFRTDA, from the coding sequence ATGTCTGAAATCTCCGGACGCAAGTTCGCTCTGCTGCCCATGCTCGGCCACACCAAAGGCAAGCGCAGCCCGATCACCTGCGCGCTCAAGTGCGACAACGCCTGCGCGGGCGACGTCTGCAACACGAGCTCGAACAGCTACTTCCGCGACATTGCCTCCACCACGCTGTCCCGCCGCGCCGCCCTGGGCTTTGGCGCCGCCGGTGCCCTCGCCGTCGTGCTTGGCGGTGCCGTAAGCGGCAGCGAGAAGGCCGTCGCCGACGGCGGAACGGGACTGTCGGCTGCTGCGAAGAACGGCTTTGGCCTGGGTGCGTCCAAGCTGCAGTTCACTGCCATCCCTTCCATTGCTGCCGACGTCGACGCCGTGACGGTGCCCGCCGGCTTTACCTGGCAGCCGGTCATCCGCTGGGGCGACCCGATCTTCAAGGGTGCCCCCGCCTTCGACCTGAACAAGCAGACCGCTTCCGCCCAGGAGCGCCAGTTCGGCTACAACAATGACTACACGGACATCCTCGAAATCCCCGGTAGCAAGGGCCGTCGCGCGGTGCTGTTCGCGAACCATGAGTACACGAACGACGCCATCATGTTCCCCCCGTCCAAGCCGGCCGGCGAGGTGCGCGACGTCAGCCAGGCCGCTCATGGCCTCTCCGTTGTGGAGCTGGAGCGCAAGAACAAGAACAAGCCGTGGAGCTACGTGCAGGGTGCACCCCTGAACCGGCGGTACCTGAACAGCACGCGCTACGAGCTCACCGGGCCCGCTGCGGGCTCCGCGCTGGTCAAGACCGTTGGCGACCCAGAGGGCCGCTGGATCAACGGCACGCTGGGCAACTGCGCCGGCGGCACCACCCCGTGGGGCACCATCCTCTCCGGCGAGGAGAACTTCAACGGCTACTTCGTTGCCCCCGGCACGTCCGCCTACGACAAGCGCTACGGCCTCACCAACAAGCCCACGGCCCGCCAGTGGGAGCTGGACGATCCGCGCTTCAACACCAACAACCCCGGCCACGAAAATGAGGCCAACCGCTTCGGCTGGATCGTGGAGGTTGACCCGTTCGACCCCACCTCCACGCCCAAGAAGCACTCTTCCCTGGGCCGCTTCAAGCACGAAGGCGCCAACGTCATCGTGGCCGGGTCCGGTCACGTGGTGGCCTACTCCGGCGACGACGAGCGCTTCGACTACCTGTACAAGTTTGTCTCGAAGGCCAAGTACCGCGAGGGCGACCGCAAGCACAACATGACGCTCCTCTCCGAGGGCGACCTCTACGTTGCCAAGTTCAACGGCGACTCCCCGGCTGCCGAAATCGACGGCACCGGCAAGGTCCCCTCCGACGGTTCCTTCGACGGCACCGGTGAATGGCTGCCCCTGGTGGTCGGCGGCAAGTCCAAGGTGGATGGCATGTCCGTCGAGGAAGTGCTCGTGTACACCCGCATCGCCGCCGACAAGGTGGGCCCCACCAAGATGGACCGCTGCGAGGATGTGGAACCCAGCCTGCACACCGGCAAGGTCTACGTGGCATGCACCAACAACTCGGACCGCGGCAAGATCGGCAAGGAGGGCGCCACCGAGGTCAACCCCCGCAATGCCAACCGTGACGGCCACATCGTGGAAATCACGGAAACCGGGGACCAGACGTCCACCAAGTTCACGTGGAACCTGCTGATGGTCTGCGGCGATCCCTCTTCCGGTGACGTCACGTACTTCTCCGGTTTCCCGGCCGACAAGGTCTCGCCGATCTCCTGCCCGGACAACCTGGCCTTCGATTCCGTGGGCAACCTCTGGATCTCCACCGACGGCGCACCGTCCGGCATCGGAAAGGCGGACGGCCTGTTCAAGGTCACCCTGGAGGGGGCCGAGCGCGGCCGGGTGGGGCAGTTCCTCGCCGTGCCCCGCGATGCCGAAACCTGCGGCCCTATCATCCACGACGACGAGCGCACCGTGTTCGTCTCGGTGCAGCACCCGGGGGAGGAGGGCACATTCGAAGCCCCGAACTCCTACTTCCCGGACTACGTTGCCGCCGGAGCAACTGCCCGTTCTGGCCAGGCCCGGGCTCCCCGCCCGTCCGTAATCCAGGTGTTCCGCACCGACGCCTAG
- the menD gene encoding 2-succinyl-5-enolpyruvyl-6-hydroxy-3-cyclohexene-1-carboxylic-acid synthase, with amino-acid sequence MEPADVPGGTPSDSPSDADAGDDPALTSVASARIAVAALLDGGVRYVVVAPGSRSAPMAYALAEASAAGKVELLVRIDERSAGFTALGLSLATGAPVAVLTTSGTAVGNLLPAVMEANHAAVPLVVLSADRPEELRGTGANQTTIQLDLFGEHVRFAVDIPAGTSPQRAVETALAAATGAFEDTPPGPVQLNLAFRDPLVPESGERLPEQRGHGTFRIGTDPLTMTLDPAPAHLPERRTVVLAGHDAGPVAEAFARAHGLPLLAEPSSNSRFGPNAVGPYRLLLEHFGPDSALPIERAVVFGRPTLSRPVSALLARTDIPAALYEPVPVAWYEPGRRREAPIASLDELAEFAGRGSSLWLDAWLLAGAAAQHAVDGILATEESATGPSVGALVWQHSRGQLVLGSSNGIRDVDLAGQPAPEPSATVFASRGLAGIDGTISTATGIALGGHQETTLLLGDVTFLHDAGGLFLGAGEEQPQLRIVVLNDAGGAIFSLLEHGAVAEAGGYGDAVERLFGTPQSVDIAALAAAYGVGHCSVSTTAGLAEALAAPFAGRTIIEVRTDRHELRALHGRIKAAVGSAVAGVLAG; translated from the coding sequence ATGGAACCTGCCGACGTGCCGGGCGGCACCCCTTCTGACTCGCCGAGCGACGCCGACGCCGGTGACGATCCCGCGCTAACGTCGGTCGCTTCCGCACGGATCGCCGTCGCGGCGCTGCTCGACGGCGGAGTCCGGTACGTCGTTGTCGCTCCCGGTTCGCGGTCCGCCCCCATGGCCTACGCGCTGGCGGAGGCATCGGCGGCGGGGAAAGTCGAACTGCTGGTTCGGATCGACGAGCGTTCGGCCGGGTTCACCGCGCTCGGACTGTCCCTGGCCACGGGCGCACCGGTAGCTGTGCTCACGACGTCGGGGACCGCCGTCGGGAATCTCCTGCCGGCGGTGATGGAGGCCAACCACGCCGCCGTCCCGCTGGTGGTGCTGTCAGCTGACCGGCCGGAAGAACTGCGTGGAACAGGCGCGAACCAGACCACCATCCAGCTGGACCTCTTCGGTGAGCACGTCCGGTTCGCCGTCGACATTCCCGCCGGGACGAGCCCGCAGCGGGCGGTGGAAACGGCGCTGGCCGCTGCCACCGGTGCCTTCGAGGACACCCCGCCGGGACCCGTTCAGCTGAACCTCGCCTTCCGCGACCCCCTGGTTCCCGAATCGGGGGAGCGGCTGCCCGAACAGCGCGGCCACGGGACGTTCCGGATCGGCACTGACCCGCTCACCATGACCCTCGATCCCGCCCCGGCTCACCTTCCCGAACGGCGCACTGTTGTCCTCGCCGGGCACGACGCCGGTCCGGTCGCCGAGGCGTTCGCCCGCGCCCACGGACTGCCGCTGCTGGCCGAGCCATCATCCAACTCCCGCTTCGGCCCCAACGCTGTGGGCCCGTACCGGCTGCTCCTGGAGCACTTCGGTCCGGACTCCGCCCTGCCGATCGAGCGTGCCGTGGTGTTCGGCCGGCCTACGCTTTCCCGGCCGGTGTCGGCGCTGCTTGCCAGGACGGACATCCCGGCAGCGCTGTACGAGCCGGTGCCGGTGGCCTGGTACGAGCCGGGGCGCCGCCGGGAAGCGCCCATCGCCAGCCTGGATGAGCTCGCCGAATTCGCCGGGCGGGGGTCATCCTTGTGGCTGGATGCATGGCTGCTGGCCGGCGCCGCGGCCCAGCATGCCGTCGACGGCATACTTGCCACCGAAGAGTCAGCAACGGGTCCGTCCGTCGGCGCCCTCGTGTGGCAGCACAGCCGCGGACAGCTGGTCCTGGGATCGTCCAACGGCATCCGGGACGTCGACCTCGCCGGGCAGCCCGCACCCGAACCGTCCGCCACGGTCTTCGCCAGCCGCGGCCTCGCCGGCATCGACGGCACCATCTCCACCGCCACCGGCATCGCACTCGGCGGCCACCAGGAAACCACCCTGCTGCTCGGCGACGTCACCTTCCTGCACGACGCCGGCGGGCTCTTCCTCGGCGCGGGCGAGGAACAGCCGCAGCTGCGCATCGTCGTGCTCAACGACGCCGGCGGTGCGATCTTCAGCCTCCTCGAACACGGCGCCGTCGCCGAGGCAGGCGGCTATGGGGACGCCGTCGAACGCCTCTTTGGTACCCCGCAGTCAGTGGACATTGCGGCACTCGCCGCAGCGTACGGCGTCGGGCACTGCTCTGTAAGCACGACGGCGGGACTCGCCGAGGCGCTTGCCGCGCCGTTCGCCGGACGCACGATTATTGAAGTGCGCACCGACCGGCACGAACTCCGCGCCCTGCACGGCAGAATCAAGGCGGCGGTGGGCTCGGCAGTGGCAGGCGTGCTCGCTGGCTAG
- a CDS encoding amino acid ABC transporter ATP-binding protein, whose product MNDVVIHSPGNKGAVHAAGVAIKDLRKSYGSNEVLKGISLDVAPGEVVCLIGPSGSGKSTLLRCVNLLEQPNQGSIHVGGFDATDPDVDIDRMRRKVGMVFQQFNLFPHLSALRNCTIAQTKVLKRSQAEADSIARANLERVGLGHLADRFPDQLSGGQQQRVAIARALSMDPELMLFDEPTSALDPETVGDVLSVMRNLAKEGMTMLVVTHEMGFAREVADRVVFMDGGVVVEEGAAEQVIGSPTQGRTKEFLRRVLDPTHIEIAE is encoded by the coding sequence ATGAACGACGTCGTAATTCACTCCCCCGGTAACAAGGGTGCCGTCCATGCCGCCGGCGTGGCCATCAAGGACCTGCGAAAGTCGTACGGCTCCAACGAGGTCCTCAAGGGCATCAGCCTGGACGTCGCACCGGGCGAAGTGGTATGCCTCATTGGCCCCTCCGGTTCGGGTAAGTCCACCCTGCTGCGGTGCGTTAACCTGCTCGAGCAGCCCAACCAGGGCAGCATCCACGTGGGCGGCTTCGACGCGACCGACCCGGATGTGGACATCGACCGGATGCGCCGCAAGGTGGGCATGGTGTTCCAGCAGTTCAACCTGTTCCCGCACCTGAGCGCGCTGCGGAACTGCACAATTGCGCAGACCAAGGTGCTCAAGCGTTCGCAGGCGGAAGCCGACAGCATCGCCCGCGCCAACCTTGAGCGTGTGGGGCTGGGGCACCTTGCCGACCGGTTCCCGGACCAGCTCTCCGGCGGCCAGCAGCAGCGTGTGGCGATCGCCCGCGCGCTGAGCATGGACCCCGAACTGATGCTCTTCGACGAGCCCACGTCGGCGCTCGACCCTGAAACGGTCGGTGACGTCCTCTCGGTCATGCGGAACCTGGCCAAGGAAGGCATGACCATGCTGGTGGTCACGCACGAGATGGGCTTCGCCCGCGAGGTCGCCGACCGCGTGGTGTTCATGGACGGCGGCGTGGTGGTCGAGGAGGGCGCGGCCGAGCAGGTCATCGGCTCCCCCACCCAGGGCCGCACCAAGGAGTTCCTCCGCCGCGTGCTGGACCCCACCCACATCGAGATCGCCGAGTAG
- a CDS encoding amino acid ABC transporter permease: MTAMTARQRARVSLYVQASIFVVAVAALILATDWKTIANSVFNFGKLAPIFPDIFVVGLTNTLLYTALGFILGLSGGLLLALMKLSSFPLYRWIATGYIEFFRGIPALLVFIAFGYGVPLAFGVQWNVTVIAMVSLGMVAAAYIAETLRAGLQAVPKGQMEAARSLGMPQWRAMVTIVIPQAFKIVLPPLTNEIILLTKDSSLIYVLGLTASQYDLTKFGRDGISSLGAGLTPLLVAGAFYLVITIPLSLLARKFESRSARTKR, from the coding sequence ATGACCGCAATGACCGCACGACAGCGGGCCAGGGTGAGCCTGTACGTTCAGGCATCAATCTTTGTCGTGGCTGTGGCCGCGCTGATCCTGGCCACCGACTGGAAGACCATCGCTAACAGCGTATTCAACTTCGGCAAGCTCGCGCCGATCTTCCCGGATATCTTCGTCGTTGGCCTGACGAACACCCTGCTCTACACGGCCCTCGGCTTCATCCTCGGCCTCTCCGGCGGCTTGCTGCTGGCCCTGATGAAGCTCTCCAGCTTTCCCTTGTACCGGTGGATTGCCACCGGCTACATCGAGTTCTTCCGAGGTATCCCGGCGCTGCTGGTGTTCATCGCCTTTGGCTACGGCGTTCCGCTCGCCTTCGGTGTCCAGTGGAATGTCACCGTCATCGCGATGGTTTCCCTCGGCATGGTGGCTGCGGCCTACATCGCGGAAACGCTCCGTGCCGGCCTGCAGGCTGTTCCCAAGGGCCAGATGGAAGCCGCACGTTCCTTGGGCATGCCGCAGTGGCGGGCGATGGTCACCATCGTCATCCCGCAGGCCTTTAAGATCGTGCTGCCGCCGCTTACCAACGAGATCATCCTCCTGACCAAAGACTCCTCGTTGATCTACGTGCTTGGCCTGACGGCGTCCCAATATGACCTCACCAAGTTCGGCCGCGACGGCATCTCAAGCCTGGGCGCGGGCCTCACCCCGCTCCTGGTGGCCGGTGCTTTCTACCTGGTGATCACCATCCCGCTGAGCCTCCTGGCCCGGAAGTTCGAAAGCCGCTCCGCGCGGACCAAGCGATAG
- a CDS encoding ABC transporter substrate-binding protein — MQLKSLATAKFSAKAAAILAVGALTLTACGGGSSTPAATTTSGVQLINAGKLTICSDVPYEPFEFQKDGKIVGFDMDIAAELAKDMNAEVNVVDSSFEAIETGTALTGCDVSISSVSITDTRKAVMDFSDPYLNDDLTLVASDASGITNLDSAKGKKVGVQQATTGAKYAKDKGLDAQQFEDTGLLVQALKAGTIDAALGNQSVLGYAIKDDAKYKRVENYATGEKLGIAVKKGNTAMLEQVNKTLKRLTDDGSLKKFETNWFGEAAK, encoded by the coding sequence ATGCAGCTCAAGTCCCTTGCCACGGCCAAATTCAGCGCCAAGGCAGCCGCAATCCTCGCCGTCGGGGCCCTCACCCTCACCGCCTGCGGCGGCGGCAGCTCCACTCCCGCTGCCACCACCACCAGCGGCGTCCAGCTCATCAACGCCGGAAAGCTCACCATCTGCTCCGACGTCCCCTACGAGCCCTTCGAATTCCAGAAGGACGGCAAGATCGTCGGCTTCGACATGGACATCGCAGCCGAACTGGCCAAGGACATGAACGCGGAAGTCAACGTGGTGGACAGCTCCTTCGAGGCCATCGAGACCGGCACCGCGCTGACGGGGTGCGACGTCTCCATCTCGTCCGTCTCCATCACGGACACCCGCAAGGCCGTTATGGACTTCTCCGACCCGTACCTGAACGACGACCTGACGCTGGTCGCCTCCGATGCCTCCGGCATCACCAACCTCGACAGCGCCAAGGGCAAGAAGGTGGGCGTCCAGCAGGCCACCACGGGTGCCAAGTACGCCAAGGACAAGGGCCTCGACGCGCAGCAGTTCGAGGACACCGGCCTCCTGGTCCAGGCGCTCAAGGCCGGCACCATCGACGCCGCCCTGGGCAACCAGTCGGTCCTCGGCTACGCCATCAAGGATGACGCCAAGTACAAGCGCGTCGAGAACTACGCCACCGGTGAGAAGCTCGGCATCGCCGTCAAGAAGGGCAACACCGCCATGCTTGAACAGGTCAACAAGACGCTCAAGCGCCTCACCGACGACGGAAGCCTCAAGAAGTTCGAGACCAACTGGTTCGGCGAAGCCGCCAAGTAA
- a CDS encoding isochorismate synthase — protein MTSTLRTLTVPLDGDSAPEGLPPYLVRDDVLCWTRREAGLVGFGEVARFTATGPERFLEADIWWRHLVIEADITDHVECPGTGPVAFGSFAFSKASDHESRLIVPEIVVGVRDGRAWLTQITADDGELTEEGALAALKGWLESDPPPAVVHSDPPALQDPATLTTGSLSEEDWMAAVTAGVAEIRTGKLEKLVLARDIVATVPHGVHAAEVLRQLASRYRECWTYGVDGLVGATPEMLIQVEGRTAQARVLAGTLDRRDAVGEAGLPLDYAERVLAGSEKQRHEHAIAIQSLTTQLAPFSEAMNAHDEPFILELPNVWHLASDVKAELTEVEGHVPTCLALINALHPTAAVCGTPTQVAGALIRKLEHLDRGPYAGPVGWLDAAGNGEWGIALRGAVIESPTTVRLYAGCGIVEGSQPEAELAETWAKFRPMLESLGISN, from the coding sequence ATGACCAGCACCCTCCGCACCCTGACAGTCCCTTTGGATGGAGATTCGGCTCCCGAGGGACTGCCGCCGTATCTGGTCCGCGATGACGTTCTGTGCTGGACCCGCCGCGAGGCCGGCCTGGTGGGCTTCGGCGAAGTGGCGCGCTTCACTGCCACGGGCCCTGAGCGGTTCCTGGAGGCGGACATCTGGTGGCGCCACCTGGTCATCGAGGCAGACATCACGGACCATGTGGAGTGCCCCGGCACCGGCCCGGTGGCGTTCGGATCCTTCGCTTTTTCCAAGGCTTCCGACCACGAGTCCCGCCTGATTGTGCCGGAGATCGTGGTGGGCGTCCGGGACGGCCGCGCCTGGCTCACCCAGATAACGGCCGACGACGGCGAACTCACCGAAGAGGGCGCCCTCGCCGCCCTGAAGGGGTGGCTGGAGTCGGACCCGCCGCCCGCCGTCGTTCATTCCGACCCCCCGGCCCTGCAGGATCCCGCAACGCTGACGACCGGGTCCCTCAGCGAAGAGGACTGGATGGCCGCCGTCACCGCCGGCGTCGCCGAGATCCGTACGGGGAAACTCGAGAAGCTCGTCCTGGCGCGGGACATCGTGGCCACCGTTCCCCACGGCGTCCATGCCGCCGAGGTGCTGCGGCAGCTGGCCAGCCGGTACCGGGAATGCTGGACCTACGGAGTGGACGGCCTGGTGGGGGCGACTCCGGAGATGCTCATCCAGGTGGAGGGACGAACCGCCCAGGCCAGGGTGCTCGCCGGGACGCTGGACCGCCGCGATGCCGTGGGCGAGGCCGGGCTGCCGCTCGATTACGCCGAGCGGGTCCTGGCGGGGTCGGAGAAGCAGCGGCACGAGCACGCGATTGCCATCCAGTCGCTGACCACCCAGCTCGCACCCTTCTCCGAGGCCATGAACGCGCACGACGAGCCGTTCATCCTGGAGCTGCCGAACGTGTGGCACCTCGCCTCCGACGTCAAGGCCGAGCTCACCGAGGTGGAAGGCCACGTCCCCACGTGCCTGGCCCTGATCAACGCCCTTCATCCCACCGCCGCCGTCTGCGGCACCCCCACGCAGGTGGCGGGGGCACTGATCCGGAAACTCGAACACCTGGACCGGGGACCATACGCGGGCCCGGTGGGCTGGCTGGATGCCGCGGGCAACGGCGAGTGGGGCATCGCGCTCCGCGGAGCCGTCATCGAATCCCCCACTACCGTGCGGTTATATGCCGGCTGCGGAATCGTGGAGGGCTCGCAGCCCGAGGCGGAACTGGCGGAGACGTGGGCGAAGTTCCGGCCGATGCTGGAGTCGCTGGGGATCAGCAACTGA
- a CDS encoding demethylmenaquinone methyltransferase, translated as MNRASLDKRPDEVATMFDDVAPKYDVVNDVLSMGQTRRWRKVVVEAMDVRAGQRVLDLAAGTGTSSEPYADAGINVVACDFSLGMLKVGKRRRPDIDFIAGDATNLPFADNTFDASTISFGLRNVNEPKKALAEMLRVTKPGGKLVIAEFSQPVVPLWRTMYTEYLMRALPAIATKVSSNPDAYVYLAESIRAWPDQDHLAAWLQESGWQDVTYRNLSGGIVAVHRANKPVSGNGSAEAIAAHTGPVAKLRRNLPRTAR; from the coding sequence GTGAACCGAGCATCCTTGGATAAGCGTCCGGACGAAGTAGCCACGATGTTTGACGACGTCGCACCCAAATACGACGTCGTCAACGATGTCCTCTCGATGGGGCAGACGCGCCGGTGGCGCAAGGTCGTGGTCGAAGCCATGGATGTCCGGGCCGGCCAGCGGGTGCTGGACCTGGCCGCCGGAACGGGAACCTCCAGCGAGCCGTATGCCGATGCCGGCATAAATGTGGTGGCCTGCGATTTCTCCCTCGGCATGCTCAAGGTGGGCAAGCGCCGCCGCCCCGACATCGACTTCATCGCCGGGGACGCCACCAACCTGCCCTTCGCCGACAACACCTTCGACGCCAGCACCATCTCCTTCGGCCTGCGCAATGTCAACGAGCCCAAGAAGGCCCTGGCCGAGATGCTCCGGGTCACCAAGCCGGGCGGCAAGCTGGTCATCGCCGAGTTCTCCCAGCCCGTCGTTCCGCTGTGGCGCACCATGTATACCGAGTACCTCATGCGCGCCCTGCCGGCCATTGCCACCAAGGTCTCGTCCAACCCGGACGCCTACGTGTACCTGGCGGAATCGATCCGCGCCTGGCCGGACCAGGACCACCTCGCCGCCTGGCTGCAGGAATCCGGCTGGCAGGACGTCACCTACCGCAACCTGAGCGGCGGGATCGTGGCCGTACACCGGGCCAACAAGCCGGTCAGCGGCAACGGCTCGGCGGAAGCCATCGCCGCCCACACCGGTCCGGTGGCCAAGCTGCGCCGCAACCTTCCGCGGACCGCGCGCTGA